The following is a genomic window from Desulfofarcimen acetoxidans DSM 771.
TTCCAGATCCCTGGCTACAATAGCTTCTAATTGCTGTTCTGCCGCAGCAGTTTGTTCCAGCCCGGCCTGTGACTGGTCAACGTTGGCCTGATATCGTCTAATTTCTTCTGCTCTGGTTCCCCCCAGGAGATCTTGCAGCCGTTGCTCAGCCTGTTTTAGCTGGCTTTGCGCGCTGGCCAGAGCAATTTTTAAGCTTTGTTCGTCCAGTCTGGCAACAATATCTCCGGTACCAACCTTTTGTCCTTCTTTAACAGTTATTTCAACTATTTTACCGCTAAGTTCAGACTGCACGGGAACAAGAGTGGCCTCAATGGTTCCGGAAAAACTGTTACTCTCCCGGTGGAAAAACATTTTACTGCCTTTCGTCCAAAACCATATTAAAAAGACAACCACTAGCAATAGAAGAACCGGTAGAAGCCTTTTCTTCACAAGCTGTCCCTCCCAACCATACAATTTCTCTTCATCTATCCCGAATTACTATTTTAATGATTATAACATAATTTCTTTATTATTTTGGAACTTCTTATATTAGTATTTTCCGCAGATAATTTGACGCTCAAAGAGAATTCACGACTAAGACCATAATTTTCCTTTACCTTTTCTTAATGAATAATCCCGTTGCTTTAGGTGATAAATGGATTTTAGGAGAAAGGTATTGTTTTTGTACAATCCATCCTTATACCAATTTATTATTGCTTAGCTGCTAGTTATTTCAAGCAATAAATTATGTTAAAAAAGAAATATTAATATAGGGATCAATAGTTCAATAAGGGGGATGTAAACGTGAGCGATAAACATACCAGATTTGCTCCCGGTCCAGAACTCCGTAATAAAACAAATGTTTACATGAAAGCAATCAGTCCCGAACTAGCAACAGAACAAGTTAAAGCCTCAAAAGCTCCTGCATTCTCTGCCACCCGAAAATCCTAATACGTGGAGGCCGGGAAAAGCCCGGCCTCCATGTCACAACAAGCGTTACATCACATATAAATACGCTGCGATTTAACATATCTAAGCCATTGCTGCATTTCTTGTCATAATTGGAAGCCCTATCGCATTATTATTGGCAGTTAAGGTGTCAAAAGAATAATTTTAAATTATACAACAATAATATGATCCGAAAATAATCAATTAATGACTTAATTTAATTCAAAACCTTAAAATTGAACTTTTTAAAAGGGAGCTGTCTAACAGCCTCCCTTTTACTGTATTGAGTATATATTTTATTTCTATTTAATGGCTGGCATGTGTTGAGTAATACAGTGCATACCACCGCCCCACAGGTTAACATTTTCTGCATTAATACCAATAACAGTTCGACCGGGGAACTCCTTCTTAAAGATAGTTCTTACCTCTTTCTCTAGATTTTTCAGTTTATTTGAGCGTCCTGGTATCCAATATGTTTGCATTAAAATTGCACCATTGGTTACTACATAGTTTAAATAGCTGCGTACAGGTATTTTACCCTGATTGTCTGCCTCTCCGTATAGTGTAGTAGGCATAGGAATTCTTACAATGCGAAACTTCATACCGTCCTGGTCTGTCGAGTTAAGCAGTATCCGGTAGTTATCTTCAAGTCGCAGATATGATTTTTGTGATATTGAATTTATATACCTATCTTCCGGTAAGACTTGTGCTAAAAGTATAGTATTGGGAGACGAAAAGCGCGCTATTTCATCTATGTGTCCATTAGTAATCTGATCATCTTCAGCAAGTCCTTTTTTTAGCCATATAATTTTTTTTACACCTAAAACCCTCTTATATTCGTTCTCAATTTGTTTTTTACTAAGTTTTGGGTTGCGAGTTAATGCGACAGATTCCGTAATCATTAATGTACCTTTACCGTTAGACTCTATCGCACCCCCCTCAGAAATTAAGTTCGTATTAATGAGGGGTAGCTTTAGCGCTTGAGCAGTTAGCTTGTCTACCTGACCTTCAACGTTGATATAGTGGTGATTGCCTCCTCTACTGTAGTTATTAAAATTAAAATTAACTACACTCATTCCGCTATAACGGTCTTTTACAAAAATAGGCCCGACATCCCGAGTCCAAATAGACCTGTGGTTTATTATGTAATAATCCACGTTAGTACCTAAATAGCCATGTTTATTAAATATAGCTCTTATTTGTTCAATTTCCTCTTCGCTCTGAGATATAAGTTTTACTCTTATATAAGGATCAAGAGCTTTAACCATATTAATGATCACAGGGTATACAGGACGGTTGCCAGTGTTATAAATTTCTGACGGCCATTGCATCCAAATTGCTTGCTGTTTTTCAAACTCGCCGGGAAATGTATAAGGGGCAGGCCGTTTAACTTTGTAGTTCTCAGGTTTTCTAAGCGCCCAGTTGTTATATTTTATAGCAACCACTGTTATAATCAGTATAGCAAAAAATGCAAGTATTACGTAAATTCGCTTATCTTTTATCATCCTGCTTACCTTCACTTTTTTGAGTAATATCTCTCTTATGAATTTATATTATACAGGCTCGTTAATTTTTCATGTCTATTCAGCGTTGCTGCTTAACTAAAAATCCTCATAAATTCATCCCTGGTATAATTTTTATTATAACTATTTTAAACACCATTCCCATCATACTGTATATTGGAAATGATGGTGAGTATAATTTACATTGGGCAGAATATAATTTTATAAATGCTGCGTCAAAAAGTGAGTGATTAAAAGTTGAAAGACAAGGAATTTTTTACTTTTCGCGAGTACATGAAGAAAGATGATGACCTGCTCACCGCATCTATGGAGGATTATCTGGAGATGAGCTACAGATTGACTAAGGACACAGGATATACAAGAACCCACGACATAGCTAACGCACTCAACGTACAACCTCCCTCTACAACCAAAATGATGAAAAAGCTATCTAAAGCGGGATTTATTAATTATGAGAAATACGGAATCATAACCTTAAGCGAAAAAGGTAAGTCAATGGGAAAAGCCCTGCTGGAACGCCATCAAATTATTGAGGAGTTTTTGTTATTGCTGGGTATTTCTGAAGGTATACTTGAGGAAACAGAAAAAATCGAGCACACTATTAGTATAAATACTCTAAATCGCTTATCAGATTTTGTTAAATTTATTCAAGAGAAACCTGGTTTAATTGAAGAATTCAATCTAAAGCAAAAAAAAGAAGAGCAAAAGGATTGAATGGCTGCTCTTCTTTTTTGATAAAGGTATGATTACATAGATTGATGATGCACACATTATTGTTGTTTAAATAATACTAGAAATTTTCTAAAGAAATAAATTTTTCAACGACCTTTGGGTCAAAATGTTTGCCGGATTGTTCCAGTATAAATTCTCGCGCTCTATCTTTAGGCCAGGCAGACCTGTAAGGACGATCAGAGCATAAGGCATCCCAAACATCAATAACGGCAAAAATCCGAGCGGCCAAAGGAATTTGCAAGCCTTTTATTCCACGTGGATAGCCACTGCCGTCCCATTTTTCATGGTGACAATAGGGAATATCCAAAGCCGGACGCAGGTAATTTATAGGTGAAAGCATTTCATATGCATATACGGGATGTCGCCTCATAATATCCCACTCTTCCTCATTAAGGGCACCTGGTTTCAGCAAAATGTGATCGGGGATACCCATTTTGCCGATATCATGAAGCAGCGCTCCCCACCTTACATGCAATAAATCTGCTTCATTCATTCCCATAGCACGGGATAAGAGCAAGGTCAGTTCTGTCACACGACGGGAATGTCCCTCAGTTTCTTTATCCCGCAAATCCAAAGCATATGACCAACCCTCAATTGTAGCATCATAGGCTAACCTTAGCTCATCATTAAAACGCTGCAATTCATTAAATAGTCCGGCATTATCTATGGCTATGGCAGCTTGCCCGGCCAAAGTTTCCAGAAAATCCAGCCACTCTTGATCAGGTTTAAAATACTTGCGTTGGAATATTTCCAGAACTCCCTTGACTTGACCCTTAGCTATAAGAGGTGCACCGTAATAGGTAACAAAACCCTCAACATCCGGTATATCTGGACGTAAAAAAGTTTTCTCTGATTGCTCCAAGTTAGGAATATGCACAATTCGACGTTCTGTTGCAGCACGACCGGCATTACTTTCCCCTAATTTGCTTGAGGTACGCTCTGCATTATTTGTTCTAAACCCACGTCCGGCAGCATATTCTAAAGTTTGTGAATAAGGATTAAGCAGTAATATAACTGCGGCGTCAATCCCTAACTGGCTGATTACCTGATCCATTACTACCTGGAAAGTGACACGCAAGTCCAAACTTGAGGTAATAGCCATATCAATATTACGTAAAGCTTCAACATGCTTAAGACGCCTACCCGCCTCTTCAAAAAGCCTGACATTATCCATCGTAGCAGCAACCATACGAGTATAGGCCTGAAAAAATTCAACCCGCTCCAGTGTAAAAAAGCTTTTCTGCTCACTGCATAAGTTTAATGTCCCAAAAGATCGTTCTTTGTTAATAAGTGGAAAGGAAGCAAAGGTTTTGATTCCATTCTCAATTACAATTTGACGCCAGGGATCCAGTAAAGGATCACTTTCTACCTCATCAATAATATAAGGATAACCGCTTTGAATAACTTTATCGGTAAGCTCCTGTCCCGGCAAGATATTTTGCCCGCTCACAAAATTGCGGCTATGAAAATAACTGCCTTGTGGATATTGATTGATCAAACACAAATTACCGCTTGAATCAGTACGACCCAAGTAAGCCATATTTAACCCAAACAATTTTACGCAGGTACGGGTAACATCATCAGTCAACTGGTTCAGATCAATACTGCTCTGCACCAATTTTTCAGCCCCCTGGTAAAGTGCATTCAACCTATTCAGAGCGCGCACATTTTCATCATATAGAGTAGCATAAGCAATAGATGCTGCCAGGCGATCTGCCAAGTCATGAATAAATTTTAGGTCATCTTCATTATAAGGCAAACATGGATCATATCTTGAAATTTCCAAAGAACCAATAACCCTACCGCGCACCCTTAAGGGGACTACTATAAGACTGCAAATAGCACATTGATCAAAAAACTGAAAATAGTCCGGGCTTATTATTTTACGTAATTTATCAAGTTCAATTTTAGGTATAAACAGGGATTTTGCTTCCATTATTACACTACTCATAACATTTTCCACCGGATACTGTTGAAAATTACTAAATATCGAATCCATTAAATCAAGCGCTGTCTGCTCCTGATGATAATAGGCTACCGGTCTCAAACAATCTCCTTCTTCTGAAAGCAACCAGATTACAGAAGCATCGCCTAAAAGAATTGATATCTTCCTGGTCACTGTTTTCAATATATTTTCGCAATTTAAACCAGCTTCTGCCATTGTTTGCAAAATATCTGCAAGAGCTTCGCTTTGGGCAGCATCCCTGTTTATACGTTCCTCTTCCTGTTTTCGCTCTGTAACATCATAGCAGGAACCTATATAACCGAAAAAATTACCTTCCTGGTCATAGAAAGGTCTGCCTATGTCTACAACCCAGCGATACTTCCCGTCAAACCTGCGCAGACGATACTCCATTTCAAAAGAAGCACGCCCATTAAACGCATTAAGATATGTATTTATGCATCTATCATAATCCTCCGGGTGAACACCGGTTGCCCACCCTCCCCCTTTTTCTTCTTCCATAGTTCGCCCGGTAAAATTTAGCCAACTCTTATTAAAATAATTACATTTAGCGTCAATACCTGATCTCCATATCATGGACGGAAATTCTTCAAACAGTGAAAGATAGAAATCTCTTGATTTGGCCAGTCTCTCTTCAGCCAGCTTACGTTTGCTGATATCAACCAAAAAACCATGCGCTATCCATTTATCACTTGTTTCATCTAACTCAATCTTACCTTGATCGTAAACCCATACAACATTGTTATCCATAGTTATTAATGGATACTCATATTGGTAGCTTTCACCAACTTTACACTTTGCAGTAATTTTCTTTAGTTGAATAATATATTCACTGCCATCAATTTTTTGCACACGAAAATCCTGTTTATTAATCAAATCTTTCTGGGTATAACCCAAAAGCTTTTTCACTTGTGGGCTTATATATTGGGTAATTCCTTCATCACCCAGTTCCGTAATATAGGTGACTGCCGGAATTTGCTCCACAAGGGTTCGATACTTAATTTCGGCCTGATTTAGCAATTGCGTACGCTTTTCCAGTGCAACTGCCATAATATCAAAGTTATAGCCCAGTCTGCATAATTCACCTTTCCGGTTAGACATTCCTGTACGCGCACTTAAGTCACCGCCAGCCAATCGATCAGTTGCAGCCAATAATACTTCAACAGCCTGTAAAAAGAAGATTTTGCCACCATACCAACCTATACTAAGAACCAACAACATGATAAAACATATACCGATCAGGTTTCGGATCAAAAGACTATTGGCACCTGCGTAAACATCAGCGATAGGCACTCCCGAATATATAAACAAATTACTGCTGCCCGTTGAAGCAAACAAAGGGCTAAAGGAGTAAAAGCGATGAGTCCCATCAATACCAATACTATCAGCTTTACCTTCTGCCTTTTTATCTAGAATAGTTCTAATAATAGCTGCTTCAGGCATAGCTTTTCCGATCCATTTATCAGCGTCCGGATGACGGGATAAAACTATTCCATTTCTGTCAACAACAGTGATTGTCATGCCAGAAGGAAAATCAATATTATTAACCAACTTTTCCAGCCAATTCATATTCATTTCAGCAAACAATACAGCTATTACTTGTCCCTTACTATTTAATACAGGATAAGCAAAATGTATTGAAGCTTTACCTGTAACCCTACTTATACGATAGTCGCCGACAGCAAAATTTTTGGTTCGCATAACGTCTTGAAAATACAGGCGGTCAGAAAGATTAACCTGATGTTCAATTGCCGGAACAACACATTGCAAAATGCCGTCTGTCCTAATCAAACCCACACTGTCATAATAGGGATACTGTTTTTGTATAAGTGAAAATATCTCATTGCAGTTTTGATAACTGCTGTTTCGGACTTCTGGAAGCTTAGCTATAACTGATAAGAATAGTTCTGCATTCTTTATTAGTTGCTCATGATTACGAGTTACTAAACGAAGAATACGCATTGAATCTTCTTGAGCATTATAGGCATTCTGTTTACGTTGTTCGAAAGTATTGTAAAGCATTAAAACCAAAACAGGAAGAGCAGCAATTATCACAAGCAGTAAAAGGCGATGACGAAAATTATAAACAGAAAAACTTTTCATTATTTTACCTCCTGGATACAACCACACACGAACATAAACAGGAAAATATATTAAATAAGCAGTAAATTCTTCTAAAACTTTTCGACATCACAAATAAAACACCTTTATTTATTCAAATAATTTTATATATTTTAATATTTAGAATTTCATAAAGATTAAATTATCAAAGTATAGTATTTTTTGTCTAACTGCATTGTTTTGCATATTGTGTAATTATAAAAAAAATGCTTTAATTAAACTATTAAAGGGCGGTGTTATTATGGGTGTATTTGAGAGAATAAGTAAAATCCTTCAGGCAGAAAAAAATGCTGATAAACCGGCGGCCGGGGAAACTTCAATATTTGCTCTGGAAGTTGCACAAGTAATTTCTCTGGATTTAGAAGACTGGATTATTGAGGCAAAAGTAATATATCATAAACAACCGGAAAGTGTATTGTACTGGCTAAAATCAGGCAGACAAAGACAGTCCTTGCTGCTTGACAGATCAATACCGGATAAAGCCATAATTCTTAAACCGTTTGCCGGAAGGTTTGATGAATTTAACGATGTCAAAACAGAATATATACTGGATAACAAACATTTTTTTCTCGACTTTAACGGGGAATGTGACGCTACTGCTTCAGGAACTTCGCCTATCGGATCAGGTGAAATAATGTTCTGGCAATATGAAACAGATCAACAGGAAATATACCGTATCGAATGGCAAAGCGGCCGTTTTTTTCATTATGACGGGCGTTGGATAGATACTTTTGAAATAAGCATTATTTGATAGCCAATTGAGGTGATGTAATGAAATATATTAATAAACTGGGCGTTATATCCATATTATTGTTTTGTATTTTTCTACTTTGCGGTTGCGGTCAAACCGTAACAGAATACATTGCCGCTAACTATTCACTTTTAGATGCTCAGGGCGATACAAGTACCGGCATACAAAAAGTATATCAGGCAAAAAATATTTCAACCAGTCAAGTAGTAGATCAACTTTCTTCGATCCAAGCGCCAAATGAAAAATCTGAGGTTAAAGATGATAAAGCCGTTCTTGTTTACAGTGATAATATTATTACAATTAAAAAAGACGATAATAATAATCAGGATTCCTTAGTATATTTAAGTAATTACCAGTTTGTCCAAAATAATACGGATTCAGGTTTTTGGAGCGGTTATTTAACCGCAACTGTAATGGATAAAATTTTTGGCAGCATGAGTAATCGAGCTCCTCCGCAAACGTACTCGGGCAACGGGAAATACAGAGCTCCCTGGGATTATAACACTTCACATACTGATAACGGCATAAAAAAACCGGACAGTTCCGTCAGCAAACCTTCTACATCCTCAGGAACAGGCAGTGTAGTGCGCAAATCAACTACCGGCAGTTCGGGAAGCAGCAGTATTGACTCTAATTCCAAAAATAAAAGCAGTGGTTCCTTTTCATCAAAACCTCGCACATCCAGTGGCAGCGGATCAGTTATCAGGAAATCGCATAAATAAACTAAAAAGCTCCTGTAGCATACAGGAGCTTTTTACGATCATTCAGTGACTAGAATATTAATTGCTTCTTTAGTTTCTTTAAAATTCTCAAGCGAAACCCGACAAATTCGAGCTTTATATGACCACCACCCTATTTTAGCATATGAAAACCAATATTAACCGGATAAATCCTCTAAATTATGCATTGTTGATTTTATCATTTAGTGTCTCTTTATTGCCGGTTTTCAGATAGTACTTCCAATCACCATGACTTAAATAAATACCTTTACTCCACATTCGTTCTATATCATTGTCCGGACAAGTATAAACCCAGGCCATTTTTTCTTTATCTTTTCTGACAAACACACTAACTCTGCGGCGTGAGTATAGATTATGCGGATTATCCTGTCCATAGTAATCTTCTAGTAAATCAACTGATTTTAAAGCGGCTCGTTCATTGTTAACTTGAACCAGTTCACCTCTTACCACGTCATCCCCTGGGAAAAAAAGCATGGGATATCCATATGGCAAATGGCATAATCGCCCCTTAACATATGCAGGTCTTGTAGAAATAACAAAAGGAGAGATAATAGAGTAGTATTTTTCGCCTTCCATTAGCGTACCGTAGACAAATATATAGGGCATTATACTCACTCCTATCTCAATGATTGCGTTATTAACACTTAACATCCCGTATAGAAAAAGCTGTTCTTGTGGATTGACTGATTTATTCACATAATTAGTGAGTGTTTGAGCTTTGGTTCTTTTACACATCTGTAAATAAAAGCAGGTGGAATATTCAACAAAACAAATTCGACATCAACCCTATTGTACATTTTTTCTAGATGTTTCAACATATGCAGCGAGTATTGAAAAGCAATGAACTTGCCTCCGGGTTTTAAAATATCAAACGCACCTTCAAGTATTTTATTACGTATTTCGCCGGGCATTGCTGTAAAAGGCAACCCGGAAATGACTAAATCAACTTGCTCAATTTCTCCCGTGCTTCTCAGTTCAGGTATTTTTAAGGCGTCGGAAAATAGTTTTATACCCGGAAATTTACTTTTTAATTCTGCATTCATTCTTTCATCTTT
Proteins encoded in this region:
- a CDS encoding agmatine deiminase family protein, which encodes MIKDKRIYVILAFFAILIITVVAIKYNNWALRKPENYKVKRPAPYTFPGEFEKQQAIWMQWPSEIYNTGNRPVYPVIINMVKALDPYIRVKLISQSEEEIEQIRAIFNKHGYLGTNVDYYIINHRSIWTRDVGPIFVKDRYSGMSVVNFNFNNYSRGGNHHYINVEGQVDKLTAQALKLPLINTNLISEGGAIESNGKGTLMITESVALTRNPKLSKKQIENEYKRVLGVKKIIWLKKGLAEDDQITNGHIDEIARFSSPNTILLAQVLPEDRYINSISQKSYLRLEDNYRILLNSTDQDGMKFRIVRIPMPTTLYGEADNQGKIPVRSYLNYVVTNGAILMQTYWIPGRSNKLKNLEKEVRTIFKKEFPGRTVIGINAENVNLWGGGMHCITQHMPAIK
- the mntR gene encoding transcriptional regulator MntR, yielding MKDKEFFTFREYMKKDDDLLTASMEDYLEMSYRLTKDTGYTRTHDIANALNVQPPSTTKMMKKLSKAGFINYEKYGIITLSEKGKSMGKALLERHQIIEEFLLLLGISEGILEETEKIEHTISINTLNRLSDFVKFIQEKPGLIEEFNLKQKKEEQKD
- a CDS encoding GAF domain-containing protein, whose translation is MKSFSVYNFRHRLLLLVIIAALPVLVLMLYNTFEQRKQNAYNAQEDSMRILRLVTRNHEQLIKNAELFLSVIAKLPEVRNSSYQNCNEIFSLIQKQYPYYDSVGLIRTDGILQCVVPAIEHQVNLSDRLYFQDVMRTKNFAVGDYRISRVTGKASIHFAYPVLNSKGQVIAVLFAEMNMNWLEKLVNNIDFPSGMTITVVDRNGIVLSRHPDADKWIGKAMPEAAIIRTILDKKAEGKADSIGIDGTHRFYSFSPLFASTGSSNLFIYSGVPIADVYAGANSLLIRNLIGICFIMLLVLSIGWYGGKIFFLQAVEVLLAATDRLAGGDLSARTGMSNRKGELCRLGYNFDIMAVALEKRTQLLNQAEIKYRTLVEQIPAVTYITELGDEGITQYISPQVKKLLGYTQKDLINKQDFRVQKIDGSEYIIQLKKITAKCKVGESYQYEYPLITMDNNVVWVYDQGKIELDETSDKWIAHGFLVDISKRKLAEERLAKSRDFYLSLFEEFPSMIWRSGIDAKCNYFNKSWLNFTGRTMEEEKGGGWATGVHPEDYDRCINTYLNAFNGRASFEMEYRLRRFDGKYRWVVDIGRPFYDQEGNFFGYIGSCYDVTERKQEEERINRDAAQSEALADILQTMAEAGLNCENILKTVTRKISILLGDASVIWLLSEEGDCLRPVAYYHQEQTALDLMDSIFSNFQQYPVENVMSSVIMEAKSLFIPKIELDKLRKIISPDYFQFFDQCAICSLIVVPLRVRGRVIGSLEISRYDPCLPYNEDDLKFIHDLADRLAASIAYATLYDENVRALNRLNALYQGAEKLVQSSIDLNQLTDDVTRTCVKLFGLNMAYLGRTDSSGNLCLINQYPQGSYFHSRNFVSGQNILPGQELTDKVIQSGYPYIIDEVESDPLLDPWRQIVIENGIKTFASFPLINKERSFGTLNLCSEQKSFFTLERVEFFQAYTRMVAATMDNVRLFEEAGRRLKHVEALRNIDMAITSSLDLRVTFQVVMDQVISQLGIDAAVILLLNPYSQTLEYAAGRGFRTNNAERTSSKLGESNAGRAATERRIVHIPNLEQSEKTFLRPDIPDVEGFVTYYGAPLIAKGQVKGVLEIFQRKYFKPDQEWLDFLETLAGQAAIAIDNAGLFNELQRFNDELRLAYDATIEGWSYALDLRDKETEGHSRRVTELTLLLSRAMGMNEADLLHVRWGALLHDIGKMGIPDHILLKPGALNEEEWDIMRRHPVYAYEMLSPINYLRPALDIPYCHHEKWDGSGYPRGIKGLQIPLAARIFAVIDVWDALCSDRPYRSAWPKDRAREFILEQSGKHFDPKVVEKFISLENF
- a CDS encoding DUF4178 domain-containing protein, encoding MGVFERISKILQAEKNADKPAAGETSIFALEVAQVISLDLEDWIIEAKVIYHKQPESVLYWLKSGRQRQSLLLDRSIPDKAIILKPFAGRFDEFNDVKTEYILDNKHFFLDFNGECDATASGTSPIGSGEIMFWQYETDQQEIYRIEWQSGRFFHYDGRWIDTFEISII
- a CDS encoding DUF4247 domain-containing protein codes for the protein MKYINKLGVISILLFCIFLLCGCGQTVTEYIAANYSLLDAQGDTSTGIQKVYQAKNISTSQVVDQLSSIQAPNEKSEVKDDKAVLVYSDNIITIKKDDNNNQDSLVYLSNYQFVQNNTDSGFWSGYLTATVMDKIFGSMSNRAPPQTYSGNGKYRAPWDYNTSHTDNGIKKPDSSVSKPSTSSGTGSVVRKSTTGSSGSSSIDSNSKNKSSGSFSSKPRTSSGSGSVIRKSHK
- a CDS encoding gamma-glutamylcyclotransferase family protein is translated as MPYIFVYGTLMEGEKYYSIISPFVISTRPAYVKGRLCHLPYGYPMLFFPGDDVVRGELVQVNNERAALKSVDLLEDYYGQDNPHNLYSRRRVSVFVRKDKEKMAWVYTCPDNDIERMWSKGIYLSHGDWKYYLKTGNKETLNDKINNA
- a CDS encoding class I SAM-dependent methyltransferase, whose product is MDRLDFLKRFLLNPCTIGSITPSSFYLTEKMVKSWEVCLCRNIMELGAGTGVFTENILKLKSSSCNLYLFEKDERMNAELKSKFPGIKLFSDALKIPELRSTGEIEQVDLVISGLPFTAMPGEIRNKILEGAFDILKPGGKFIAFQYSLHMLKHLEKMYNRVDVEFVLLNIPPAFIYRCVKEPKLKHSLIM